Below is a genomic region from Candidatus Eremiobacterota bacterium.
GCGGCCCGAGCTGCAGCGGCGGCTCGTCTCCGACGGCTATCGCGTGCGCGTCTACGTTCCGTACGGAACGCATTGGGCCGGCTACTTCTACCGCCGCATCACCGAGCGCAAGGAGAACCTCGTGTTCGCCGTGAGCTCGCTCATCCGCCGCTAACGGTCGGGGAGGCGCTCGACGCGCGTCATGCGGTCGAGTTCGATCAGGCGGCCCAGCGTCGAGAAGCCGCTCTCGACCTCGCCGAACACGGTGAAGTCGCGGTTCAGGTGGAGCTGCGGCGAGAGCGTGATGTAGAACTGCGTTCCGGCGGAGTCGCGGATCGCGTGCGCGTCCGGCGGATCGGTGTAGTTCAGCCCCATCGAGATCACGCCGGAGCGCTGCTCGAGCGGGTTCTCTTCGGCCGGGATCATGTAGCCGGCGTCGCCCTCGCCGTCGTCGTGCGGGTCGCCGGTCTGCACGACGAAGTCCGGGACGATGCGGAACCAGCGCAGGTTGTCGTAGTAGCCGCGGTCGACGAGGTTCAAGAAGTTTGCGACCGTGAGCGGCGCCCATTCGGGATAGAGCCGCACCACGATCGGCCCCTTCGTCGTGCCGATGCGCACGCG
It encodes:
- a CDS encoding peptidylprolyl isomerase — its product is MPGPHPRVRIGTTKGPIVVRLYPEWAPLTVANFLNLVDRGYYDNLRWFRIVPDFVVQTGDPHDDGEGDAGYMIPAEENPLEQRSGVISMGLNYTDPPDAHAIRDSAGTQFYITLSPQLHLNRDFTVFGEVESGFSTLGRLIELDRMTRVERLPDR